The Macrobrachium rosenbergii isolate ZJJX-2024 chromosome 46, ASM4041242v1, whole genome shotgun sequence genome has a window encoding:
- the LOC136830373 gene encoding glutamate receptor ionotropic, delta-1-like, with translation MASGQRSRKLQKLEARRRMIHLRENGVPVRDISIKCGYSTTTVYRWIRRWQREKSISDRQKRLQPYLPQEQEQRFDQAKILYPDNVSHSLYYHHYLNALFQERLREAMRNRQKEAMNHHISGVLAALAVAAFFQTEVSYASLLLDEQLYLAYNESNTLEKELSSLIKNLADAHRLHLQILLDPSDKGIVNKLTRDLSHEGINSVMFECSHMSVETLILLLNPAMGTTLLLSFCQRNTVLQVFRMIRDNRLQSHFVTWLLILDKQEAKKEFLNVLESLIFEGTQVTLLLEDSRGELAISPSRADVKGIVRFVTPAELKSRSSTKVNEFLVPDYESVYSDMNGREMVVSALDSPPFVIMADLHPEVGVNVNTGTDFLFVEAMGKTLNFSFRTVQPEDGNYGYPQPDGTVTGMIGMVARREANIALGGIAVNDKRDTVIDYVYPYMLGPLCVYSRSPKLKNRALAVLSPFTSEVWIYLIIATLMMGPIAYVGTLIIDRSRGINDRKLSLQSYSFNMFRNIVNQGNDLYVEHWSLRILVCCWYLFCLITAALYSGTLTAVLAIPAYEKPIDSLEDIPQAVKDGFTVGVIRDSTNEYIFKEATDGIYKQIWDLFNHDDRSQSFLEDVLTGVKKVLQEKFVFICPDIEFIILAETFGGRKFHYGHQCFYPQGAAFPVPPGAPYLQIFSKITLGLVEGGFYDKWEADAVWNLTKSSSRAASDTDEESGSRSFTLTQLQVRQLLTILHLTLNLIKYIVA, from the exons ATGGCGTCTGGCCAGCGCAGTCGGAAGCTCCAGAAACTGGAAGCCCGCAGGCGCATGATCCACCTGAGGGAAAACGGCGTCCCCGTCAGGGACATCTCCATCAAATGTGGTTACAGCACCACCACCGTCTATCGATGGATTCGCCGGTGGCAGCGTGAGAAAAGCATTAGCGACAGGCAGAAACGCCTTCAGCCGTACCTTCCTCAGGAGCAGGAACAGCGCTTCGATCAAGCCAAAATTCTCTACCCCGACAATGTTTCCCATTCACTATATTATCACCATTATCTCAATGCCCTCTTCCAAGAGCGTCTAAGAGAAGCGATGAG GAACAGACAAAAAGAAGCGATGAATCACCACATCAGTGGCGTTTTAG CGGCCTTGGCGGTAGCAGCTTTCTTCCAGACAGAAGTGAGCTACGCTTCTTTGTTGCTGGATGAACAGCTTTATCTCGCCTATAATGAgag taACACCCTGGAAAAAGAACTATCATCGCTCATAAAAAATCTGGCCGATGCACATCGTCTTCACTTGCAAATTCTTCTTGATCCGAGTGATAAAG GAATCGTAAACAAGTTAACCAGAGACCTCTCCCACGAGGGGATTAATTCGGTGATGTTTGAATGCAGTCATATGTCGGTGGAAACGCTGATCCTGTTGCTGAACCCTGCCATGGGTACCACCCTTCTCTTGTCCTTTTGTCAACGGAACACCGTTCTGCAAGTCTTTAGGATG ATCCGGGACAACAGACTCCAGAGCCACTTCGTCACATGGCTCCTAATACTAGATAAGCAAGAGGCCAAGAAGGAATTCCTGAATGTACTGGAAAGTCTCATTTTTGAAGGAACGCAGGTCACTCTTCTTCTCGAGGATTCCAGGGGAGAACTGGCCATCTCACCCTCTCGTGCCGATGTTAAAGGCATTGTACG GTTTGTCACTCCAGCAGAACTGAAGAGCAGATCCAGCACGAAAGTAAATGAGTTTCTGGTGCCTGATTATGAGTCAGTTTATTCAGATATGAACGGCAGAGAAATGGTAGTTTCAGCCCTTGACAGTCCTCCTTTCGTGATAATGGCAGACCTGCATCCTGAAGTCGGTGTAAATGTCAACACCGGGACAGATTTTCTGTTTGTAGAGGCCATGGGAAAGACTCTCAATTTCAG TTTCCGGACCGTACAACCGGAAGACGGTAATTACGGCTACCCTCAACCGGACGGGACAGTGACAGGGATGATTGGGATGGTGGCAAGAAGGGAGGCCAACATTGCTTTAGGTGGAATTGCTGTGAATG ACAAGAGAGACACGGTCATCGATTATGTGTACCCGTATATGCTGGGGCCACTCTGCGTCTACTCGAGGTCTCCCAAACTGAAAAACAGAGCCCTGGCTGTGCTTTCACCCTTCACTTCCGAG GTATGGATATATTTAATCATAGCAACATTGATGATGGGACCCATTGCTTACGTCGGAACCCTAATAATTGATAGAAGCAGAGGGATTAATGATCGAAAACTGAGTCTTCAGAGCTATTCGTTCAACATGTTTCGAAATATCGTCAATCAGGGAAATGACCTTTATGTGGAGCACTGGTCTCTGAGAATATTGGTCTGTTGTTGGTACCTGTTCTGCCTGATTACTGCAG CTCTCTATTCTGGAACACTGACAGCTGTATTGGCCATTCCAGCATATGAAAAGCCAATTGATTCATTAGAAGATATTCCACAGGCGGTTAAAGATGGTTTCACCGTTGGTGTAATCAGAGATTCAACCAACGAATATATCTTCAAG GAAGCAACAGACGGCATCTACAAGCAAATTTGGGATCTATTTAACCATGACGATCGATCGCAGAGTTTTCTAGAGGATGTCCTCACAGGTGTCAAAAAG GTTTTGCAGGAGAAGTTTGTGTTCATATGCCCAGACATTGAATTCATCATATTAGCAGAAACATTTGGAGGAAGGAAGTTCCACTACGGTCACCAGTGCTTCTATCCCCAAGGAGCTGCCTTTCCAGTTCCTCCAGGAGCACCCTACCTGCAGATTTTCAGTAAAAT AACTCTGGGACTTGTGGAAGGAGGTTTCTACGACAAGTGGGAAGCCGATGCCGTCTGGAATTTAACAAAAAGTTCCTCACGCGCAGCCAGTGACACTGATGAGGAATCCGGGTCGAGATCGTTCACACTCACTCAGCTTCAGGTGAGACAGCTCTTGACAATTTTGCATTTAACccttaatttaataaaatatattgtagCATGA